The stretch of DNA TAATAATATCACTATTAGTCTCTGGCGCGTTTGAAAAAAAGCTGATTTTATTGTTTTTTTTCTCACTTATTAATAGTTCATTGGCATTGTAAACAATAAATTCTTCAGTTGTATTTTTTAAAGTTATCGTAATCATATATGCGATTTGAAATATAATTATGGAACTTAAAAAATAGTATAATGTTTTGGTTCTTCGATTGTAAAAGAAAATCAAAAAAGTAATAATCGATGCATATCCTAAAACACATAAAATCGAACTAAATGAGATGTTTTGAATAACTAGTCCGTTAAAACTTGCAATCCATTCTGCATACATGTTCATTAATTGGATACAAAAAGAAGCTAGTTTACCCAATAAAATAGCTAGAGATGGAAATATAAAATTCAAAATTAACGTTGCTAAACTCGTAATGACAACTGCTGTAGTTAACGGAATTATTACAATATTGGCCGCCAAAAACAAAACAGGAAACTGATTGAAATAATAAATGCTTAATGGTAAAACACCAATTTGTGCCGCTAATGAAACCATTACTAAATCGGTAAAATAATTTACAATTTTAAATTTAGTAAAGTATAAATTTTTGAAAAAAGGTTGAAATGCAACAATTGATAAAACAGCAGCATAACTTAATTGGAAACCAATATCGAAGATAAAATTTGGTTTGAATACAAGTAATAATAAAGCCGAAAAAGCAATTGAATTGTAAATTGAAGTATCTCTGTTTAATGCTCTTCCAATTGCAATTATCGAAAACATAGTTACGGCTCTTGTTACCGAAGCTGTGAAACCAGTTAAAATAGCAAAACTCCATAGAAAAGACAAAGTGAGTACTAACTTTAGAATTAACCCTTTTTTGCTATTTCCAATTGGTTTTAAAAGAAAACCGATGAATAAATATAAAATACCCACATGTAGTCCAGAAATGGCTAAAATGTGAATAACTCCCGAGTTTTGATAATTTTCAATTATTGATGGGTCAATCAAGTTTTTGTAACCAAATAATAAAGCAAAAACGATACTTTTTGTACTAGCATCCCAATTATGAATAGAAAAACTGTCGAGTAATTTTTGTCTTTGGTTGAACCAAAATGAATCCCAATTGTTACGGTGATTAACAATTTTTATTTTTCCTTCCCTTATAAAAGTTTGATGAAATATGTTTTGATATGCTAAATAGTTTGAATAATCAAATTGGTAAGGATTAAAGTTTTGAGGTACAATTTGAAGTTTTCCTAAAGCTATAATTTCATCTCCAGGTGTTATTGTTTTTTGTTCTTTTTTCGAAATATAAACTAAAAGTTTACCTGTTGTTGCTATATCGTTTACCGATTGCAGTTGGACTAAATATTTATCATTTTTCTCAGTTGATTTGTAGTTACTTTGAACTACAGCTTTCAACACAATTGGAGTTTCAGTAGTTGCAATTTTTGAATAATGACTTTGCTGATTAGGTTCAAAATTAAAATGATGAATTAAGGCGCCAAAAGCAAAAGCGGTAGCAACAGTTGCAAATCCAAATTTAGTTTCTAAAGTATAGGATTGTTTTGCTTTTAACCAAAAGAACGCTAAAAAGGCAATTGAAAAAATATTTAAAACAATAAGATAAAGAAAATCAATTTTTGTAGAAAAATCGAATACAATTCCTAATCCAAAGAAAATAGTAAATACAATCAATGGAAAAGGAAAAGCCTTCATGCATTACATTTTAGTTTAAAACTCTATTTATTTGTGCAAATGTGTTACCATAATAACTATCTGCTGTTGAAGAAATAATGACACCTTGACTTGTTGAAGAGTGTATAAATTTTATTTCATCATTAGTAACTTCTGTAATAATTCCAACGTGGTTGATAACATTTCTTCCATTAGTTGTAAAAAATATTAAGTCGCCAGGTTGTGCTTTATTTATGCTTATTTTTTTACCATGTCTCGACATATCTATCGATGTTCTAGGTAATTTTATGTCGAAATTTTCAAATGTGCTAAAAACTAATCCAGAACAATCCATTCCAGTTTTAGTAGTTCCACCTAAGCGATATTTAACGCCTAAGTTTGACTTTGCATCATCAATTAAATCTTGTTGAATTCTAGTTGCATTAACGCTTTTAGAACTACTCTTTTTGCTAACTTTTGTTTTACTGTTTTTTTCATTGTAACTGTAAATTCCTTTTTCAACTGCTTCGTCTTTAGAAGTAACAATGCTAGATTTAGATTTACAATTGGTAATAATAGTGGCTAATAAGAATATAAAAAAGATTCTTTTAATCATTTTAATAGGCTTTTAAACGAAAGTATAAATTATTTTTTTAATCGAGAAACAATTAATGCAGCAGTTTTTTCACTAGCGCCAGTTCCTCCTAATTTTTGTTCGAGAATATCATAGTTTTTAAGGATGTTTTCTCGGCTTTCTCCTTCAAGAATTTTGCCTAACTCAAGTTTTAAATTTTTCGTATTCAAATCACCTTGAATTAATTCTTTTACAACTTCTTTATCCATGATTAAGTTAACCAATGAAATGAATTTTAATGTAATAATTCGTTTAGCAATTTGGTAAGAAATCCAGCTTCCTTTATAGCAAACAACTTCAGGAACTTTAAATAAAGCAGTTTCTAAAGTAGCTGTTCCCGATGTTACTAAAGCTGCATGAGCTACGCTCAATAAATCATAAGTTTTGTTCGAAATAAAATGTACATTTTTATTTACTAAAAAAGGTTTGTAAATTTCATAATCTTGACTTGGAGCTCCAGCAATTACAAATTGATATTGAGGGAAATAATCAACTACAGAAACCATAATTTTCAATTTTGTATTGATTTCTTGTTTTCGACTTCCCGGTAACAAAGCAATAATAGGTTTTTCGTCTAATTGGTGTTCTTTTCTAAAATCGGCTTCATTTACAATATTTCTGTTCTGGATTGCATCAATCAAAGGATGTCCTACAAAATCAACTGGGAAATTATGTTTTTTCTCGTAAAAATCCTTTTCAAACGGAAGGATAACGTACATAAAATCAACATCTTTTTTGATGGCTTTGATTCTGTTTTCTTTCCAAGCCCAAATTTGAGGCGAAATATAATAATGCGTAGGAATTCCTTTTTCTTTAGCCCAAGTAGCTATTCGCATATTAAAACCAGGATAATCAATAAAAATAATAGCATCTGGTTGAAACGATTCAATGTCCTTTTTACAGAAATTTATGTTGTTTAATATGGTTTTCAAATTCATAACTACTTCAATGAAACCCATAAAAGCTAAATCGCGATAATGTTTTACAAGAGTTCCGCCTGCTTGTGCCATTAAATCTCCACCCCAAAACCGAATGTTAGCATTGGGATCTTCTTTTATTAAGGCTTTCATTAAGTTTGCACCATGCAAATCTCCTGAAGCTTCTCCTGCAATTATATAATATTTCATTATAGAAGTAATGTTATAATAGTAAGTACAAGCATGGATAAAATAACTCCTCTAGCCATCATTTCTTTGTTTTTGTTTAAAAAGAAAAAGAAAAGTAACAAGTTAGGAACCGCACCTAATGTAATGACTTTACCTATAGAACCATTGTTTTTTAAATATGAATAATTTTCCAGTATTGATGTGCCTCCATTAGAAAACAACATAACCACAATTAAAAATCCGGCAAAACCTAATAGTAGGCCAAATAATAAACCGATTAAAATATCTTTTTTTTGCATAATTATAGATCCCAATTATTAATAGTTTGAATCGCATGATGTGCAGTTAAATCAAATTGAACCGGGACAATAGATACAAACCCATTTTCAAGAGCAAATTCATCTGTATCTTGACCTTTATCCTGATTTACAAATTCGCCTGTAAGCCAATAGTAATCTTTTCCTTGCGGATTGGTTCTTTTATCAAATTCTTCAATCCACATTGCTTTTGCTTGTCGACAAACTTTAATTCCTTTAATTTCTCCTTTTTCCGATTTTGGAAAATTCACATTCAATACAACTCCTTCTGGAAGTCCATTTTTTAAAACTTCTAAAGCAATTTTCTTTACAAATCTTTTTATAGGGCTAAAATCGGTTTCCCAACTGTAATCTAAATGCGAAAATCCTATTGCAGGGATTCCTTCTATTCCAGCTTCTACAGCAGCACTCATAGTTCCTGAATAAATTACATTAATTGAAGAGTTTGAACCATGATTAATACCAGAAACACATAAATCGGGTTTTCGTTTTAAAATTTCATGAACCGCCATTTTTACACAATCAACTGGAGTTCCAGAACAACTGTACTCGTGTTCAATTTCTGGATCTAAATTTACTTTATCTAAATGAAGCGTGTTGTTTATGGTGATGGCATGTCCCATAGCACTTTGTGGACTATCGGGAGCAACTACAATAATGTCACCTATTTCTTTCATAATACTAATTAAAGTTCTTATACCAGGTGAAACTATACTATCGTCGTTTGTAACTAAAATTAATGGGCGTTGCATTTTTTTATTTTTTTGCTAAAATAATAATTTAAAGCTAAGACTATTTCTCTTGAAGGCATATTTATTAGGATGTTTAACAAAATTTTATCGTATCTTGCACTATCGTGGCATAGTTTTTTATGTACCTTAGTTGAAAATTTTGCAATGAACCGAATTGTTGATTATATGAAGAGAAATTATAAAATTATTTTGCTTGTTACAGCATTATCTGCTGTGTTATGGAGTTTTATTCCTTCTAAAAAAGTTGAAGATCCAGAAAAAGATAAACTTTTAATAGAACTATTGTCTTATGTGTTAGAGAGAGGGCATTATAGTCCTGTCGCTTTTGATGATAATTTTTCTCAAAAAGTGTATAAAAAATACATCAATGGAATTGATCCTACGAAACGTTTTTTCTATCAATCAGATATTAATGAGTTTGCTAAATATGAAAATAGTATAGATGATTTAATTAAGACTAAAGATTTAACTTTTTTTGAATTAACTAATTCTCGTTTATTACAACGTATACACGAGTCAAGAAGTATTTATGAAGAAATTTTAGATAAACCATTTGATTTTTCTAAAGATGAAGAAATTAACCTGGATTATGATAAATTGCCTTACGCTAAAAACAAAAAAGAATTAACAGATAGATGGAGAAAACAATTGAAATTTTCAGTGTTATCTTCAGTAACAGATAAACAAAAATTAGAAGAAGCAAAACATAAAAAAGATTCAACTTATACTGTAAAATCATTTGGAACAATTGAAAAAGAAGCTAGAGAAAATTCATTAAAATCTTTAGACGAATATTTTGATTTTGTTGAAAAAGAATTAGACAGAAACGACTGGTTTTCAATTTTCTTAAATTCAATCGTAGAACAGTTTGATCCGCATACATTCTATTTTTCGCCAGATGATAAAGATAAATTCGATATCAGTATGAGTGGGAAGTTTGAAGGAATTGGTGCGCGTTTACAAAAGAAAAATGATGCAGTAGAAGTTTCGGAACTTATTTCTGGAGGACCAGCTTGGAGAGGTAAAGAATTAGAGGCAGGAGATTTAATTTTGAAAGTGGGTCAAGGTGAAGAAGAACCTCTTGATATTGCCGGAATGCGATTAGATGATGTGGTTAAAAAAATAAAAGGTCATAAAGGAACTGAAGTTCGCCTTACGGTAAAAAAAGTAGATGGAACTATTAAAATAATTTCTATAATTCGTGATGAAGTAGAAACAGAAGAAACTTTTGCAAAATCATCAACAGTAGAAAAAGATGGTAAAAAATTCGGAATCATTTATTTACCTAAATTCTACATCAGTTTCGAAAATAAAGATAATAGAGATGCTTACAAAGATGTAGCTCTAGAAATTGAAAGACTTAAAAAAGAAGGAATTCAAGGTTTAATTATCGATTTAAGAGGAAACGGCGGCGGTTCATTAGAAACTGTTGTAAACATGACAGGTTTGTTCATAGAGCAAGGTCCAGTTGTGCAAATTAAATCTTCAGGTAGAAAACAAGAAGTACTTTATGATAAAGATGCATCGGTACAATGGGACGGTCCATTAGTAGTAATGGTGGATAATTTCTCAGCTTCGGCTTCTGAAATTTTTGCGGCAGCAATTCAAGATTATAAAAGAGGAATCGTAATTGGTAGCAAACACACTTACGGAAAGGGAACAGTTCAAAATGTTATCGATTTAAATCAGTTTATCAGAAGTAGCGACTTTGGCGATTTAGGAGCTTTAAAAACAACTACTCAAAAATTCTATAGAATTAATGGTGGTTCTACTCAAAGAGAAGGAGTTTTAAGTGATATCGTTTTACCAGATAGATTTAGTTACCTTGATATGGGAGAAAGAGATGAAGTAAACGCTTTGCCTTGGGATAAAATTTCACCAGCAGAATACCAACCGGTTTTTGCAGGTTACGAATCAGTAATTAATAAAAGTAAAGAGCGTGTAGCAAACAATGATCAATTCAAATTGATTGATGAAAATGCAAAATGGATTTTTGAAAGAAAAGATGTAAATGATTTTAGTTTAAATCTTAAGAAATTCAAACATGAATTAGATGAAGCAGATTTAAAATTGAAACAATTTAAAGCAATAACAGATTACAAAAACAATTTAGATTTTAAATCGTTACCTTATGAAGAAATGATTTTTGAAAAAGATACCATCCTAAAAGAAAAAAGAGTTCGTTGGCATGAAGAAATGCAAAAAGACGTTTACATGGATGAAGCTCTTAACGTTTTAGATGATTTAAATGTTTTATATTCTAGTCAAAAAATGGTGTTGACTAAAAAGAAAAAAGATAATAAACTAGAAAGAGTAGATTAATTTTTGCTTTTAAATTTGAGGTAGAAAAAGTTTTCTCAATTAAATTTCCTAAAGGAATTTTTTGAAAATTTTTTCTACTTCTTTTTTGTTTTCTAAATGGCTCATGTGACCATCTTCTAATGTTTCTAATTGAACATTGGTTCCTTCAATTTGTAAAACACTTTCCTCAAAATTTAAAACAGGATCTTTTTTGCCTAAAATAAGTAATTTCGGGTAATCGGTAGTGTGTAATAAAACTTCCCTGTCTTTTCTAACTTTCATGCCTTCTTGAGCCGCAACGATTCCTTGTAAAGGCGTGTTTAAAGCTTCATTTTTTGCCCACTCAATTTCAGTAATAAGCGTATCTCTATTGGCTTCGCTAAATAAATTTGCAATCGACATGCTAATAGCAGCTTGATAATTCTTTTTAACCGCTCTTATAGCTCTATTACGGTTTGCTTTTCTTTCTGGTGAATCTTCTTTGCTTGTAGAGTTTAATAAAATTAAACCTTTTATCATTTCGGGATACAATTCAGCAAATGCAAGCGAAACATAACCACCCATAGAGTGTCCTGCTAAAACAATTCTTTTTAAGTGTAAATGTTTTACAACTTCATGAACAGCATCTGCCATTTCTTCCATAGTGTGAACATAACCTAAACATTCTGTTTTTCCATGACCTAATAAATCAATACAAATTACGCGATAGTTTTTTACTAATTCAGGTTGAAGATATTGCCACATGTTGCTGTTTTCTAAAAAGCCATGAAGTAAAACAATAGCAGTTCCTTTTCCTTCATCAGAAAAATTGATTGAGGTGTTTTTGTATGTGATTTGTTGGTAAGTCATAATGCAAAAGTAATTATTCTAAATAAAAAACGGTTCACTTTCGTAAACCGTCTTTTCTCTTTCTTCTTGAATATTTATCTCTAATTAAGCATTCATAATCGATTCAATTTCTTCAACTGTGATCGGAATGTTTTTCATTAAGTTAAATGGTTCTCCAGAAGGTTGAATTACTACATCATCTTCAATTCTAATTCCAAATTTTTCTTCTGGAATATAAATTCCTGGTTCAACAGTAAACACCATATTAGCTTCCATTGGTAAATGCAATAATCCATAATCATGCGTGTCTAATCCCATATGGTGAGATGTTCCATGCATGAAATATTTTTATAAGCTGGCCAATCTGGATTTTCATTTTGAACATCTGCTTTGTCAATTAAGCCCAAACCTAATAATTCAGAAGTCATAATTTTACCTACTTCAACATGGTATTGTTTCCAATAATTTCCAGGAACTAACATTTTTGTTGCTTCATCTTTTACTCTTAAAACTGCATTGTAAACCGCTTTTTGTCTATCTGTAAAACGACCCGAAACTGGAATGGTTCTTGTCATGTCACTTGAGTAATTTGCATATTCTGCACCAACATCTAGTAATAATAAATCTCCAGCTTTACATTCTTGATTGTTTTCAATGTAGTGCAAAACATTAGCATTATTTCCAGAAGCAATAATTGGTGTGTAAGCAAATCCTTTTGAACGATTTCTTAAAAATTCATGAGAAAATTCTGCTTCAATTTCATATTCCATTACTCCAGGTTTTACAAAATTTAAAATTCTGCGAAAACCTTTTTCAGTAATATTACAAGCTTGTTGAATTAAATCAAGTTCTTCTGGCTCTTTAACAGAACGTAATTTTTGAAGAATTGGATTCGATTTTTCAACTTTATGAGCAGGATAATTTTCTTTCCACCATTTTACAAAACGAGCTTCACGAGTTTCAGTATCAATCGAAGCTCTGTAATGTTCGTTAGTATTAATATAGATGGTATCAGCATAAGCCATTACTTCTTTTAAAGTCTTGTGGAAATCTTGTAACCAAATTACTGTTTTGATACCACTTACTTCAAAAGCACGTTCTTTAGTTAATTTTTCTCCTTCCCAAACTGCAATATGTTCGTTCGTTTCTCTTAAAAATAAAATTTCTTTTAAGTGTTCATACGGTGCATCAGGAAACAATAATAAAATACTTTCTTCTTGATCAGCTCCACTTAAATAGAAAATATCACGATGTTGCGCAAATGGTAAAGTACTATCGGCACTAACAGGGTAAATATCGTTAGAATTAAAAACGGCAACGCTATTAGGTTTCATTTGAGCCGTGAACTTTTTTCTATTTTTAACGAATAAATCACGGTTTATTTGATGATATTTCATTGTTTTGAATTTTTTGCGTTCCAAATTTAAAAAGAATGTATCGAAAAGCTGTTAAAGGAAATTAAAAATTTGAATTAAAATCAAGATTTGATTAATTTGGTAAAAATTTCAATTGATGAAAAAACTGTTTTCTTTCGTTATCCTTTTTGTAACATTTTTAATAAATAGTCAAATTATTGATGTTTCCGATGTAAAGTTTCAAAATATTGGTCCAACAATTATGAGTGGGCGAGTAGTAGATTTAGCGGTTAATCCCGATAATCCTGCTGAATTTTATGTGGCCTATGCTTCGGGCGGACTTTGGTATACTAATAATAACGGAACAAGTTTTCAACCAGTTATGGATAGTGCTCCAACCTTAAATTGTGGTTCAGTAATAGTAAATTGGAAAACTAATGAAATTTGGATAGGTACAGGCGAAGTTAATGCTTCGCGCTCTTCATATGCCGGAATTGGTTTGCTAAAATCATCAGATAAAGGTAAAACATGGCAAAATTTAGGGTTGCAAGATTCGCACCATATTTCAAGAGTTTGGGTAAACCCAATCAATTCTAATGAAATTGTTGCTGCTGCTTTAGGTCATTTATATACTAAAAATGAAGGGAGAGGAATTTTTAAAACTATCGATGGTGGAAAAACTTGGAATAAAACGCTTTTTATAAGCAATAAAACAGGAATTATAGATTTGCAAGTTGTTCCTGATAATCCTAAAATTATGTTTGCAACTTCTTGGGAAAAGGATAGAAAAGCTTGGAATTTCAAAGGAAATGGAAAAGAATCAGCGATTTATAAAAGTGAAGACGGAGGAGAAAATTGGACCTTGATTTCAACTGAAAATTCAGGATTTCCTAATAATGAAGGTGTAGGTCGTATAGGATTAGCTGTTGTAAACGAAAAAATAATCTATGCTGTTTTAGATAATCAAAACAACCGACCAAATGCAAGTAAAGAGAAGCCAAAAGATGCTAATGCAGCACTTTTTGAAACGGAAGTAATAGGTTGCGAATTATATAAATCTATAGATGGTGGAAAATCTTGGAACAAAACTCATCAAGACTTCATAGATGATATGTATTATTCTTATGGATATTATTTTGCAAATATATCAGTCAATCCTAATGATGAAAATCAAATTTATGTAGGTGGTGTTCCCTTGTTAAATTCAACAGATGGAGGAAGATCTTTTGAGATGATTAGTAAGGAAAATGTTCATGCAGATCATCATGTAACTTGGGTTAATCCTAAAAATCCTAATCATATTATTAATGGTAATGATGGAGGAGTAAATATCACATACGACAATGGTAAACATTGGATAAAATGTAATAATGAAGCAGTCGGGCAATTGTATGCAGTTCAAGTAGACAATCAAGAGCCTTACAATGTTTATGGAGGTTTACAAGATAATGGTGTTTGGATGGGGCCAAATAATTTCGAACAAAATGTCGCTTGGCATCAAGATGGAAAATATCCATATCAAGAATTAATTGGTGGAGATGGAATGCAAATTCAGATAGATAATAGAAATTCAAATATAATTTACACTGGATTTCAGTTTGGAAATTATTTTAGAATTGATCGAGAAACTAATGATTTAAAGAAAATTACTCCTAAATTACCTAAAGACTCAAAAGAAGAACCATTTCGATTCAATTGGCAAACACCTATTTTGTTGTCGAGTCATAATCAAGATATCTTGTATTTAGGTTCTAATTTTCTACATCGTTCAATGGATAAAGGAGAAACTTGGGAAAAAATTTCTGAAGATTTAACCAATGGAAAAGTGGAAGGTAATGTTACTTTTGGTAGCATCACAACTATTTCGGAAAGTCCATTGAAGTTTGGGTTAATTTATGCCGGAACTGATGATGGAAATGTTCATGTCACTAAAAATGGAGGAGCAACTTGGGAGAAAATTAATGCAAATCTTCCTAAAAGTTTATGGGTTTCAAGAGTTGTAGCATCCAATCATAAAAAAGAACGCGTTTATGTAACACTTAATGGTTATAGAAATGACGATTTTAAAAGCTATGTATACGTTTCGGAAAATTTTGGTATAACTTGGAAACTGATTTCAAAAGGATTAGATGCTGCAGTAAACGTGATTTATGAAGATAATTTTAATGAAAATTTACTTTATGTAGGAACTGATAATTCTTTGTTTGTAACTTTGAATAGAGGTGATGATTGGTTCGATTTTTCTCAAGAAATGCCAAATGTTCCTATTCATGATATTAAATTACAAATTCAATCAAAAGAATTAGTTGTAGGAACTCACGGACGCTCTATTTATAAAGTTGATGTTTCTAAATTAGAAAGTTTGAATACAGAAAATTTAGAAAAAACTTTGTTTTTGTTTAAGATTGATGATATAAAATCATCAAAACATTGGGGGAATAAAAATTATAGTTGGGAAGATTTTTTTGAACCAAGTGTTAACGTTTGGATATTTAGTAATATTGAGAAACAGTCTAAGTTTGAAATTTTAGATAGTAATAATAAAGTGCTTTTTTCGGAAAATGTTCTACTAAAAAAAGGGCTTAATAGTGTAGCATACAATTTGACATATTCTAATAAAAACTTAGTTAAAAATCATAAGCTAGTAAAAGCCAAAAACGGAAAATTTTATTTAGTTCCAGGAAATTATAAATTTAAAATTGAAGCTGAAAAAATAGATTTTGAAATTACAAAGTCAAAATAAAAAGTTAACTAAATTGGTTTTAGAAAAGTTTCCTAAATTCTATTTTAAACTTTAATTATTTGCCGAATAATCAAGAAATTTAAAACTTAAAATTTGCTAAATATGTATATATGATTTTGTAATACTTTGTAATCGATTGATTTTATTTGGGTT from Flavobacterium haoranii encodes:
- a CDS encoding ComEC/Rec2 family competence protein, whose product is MKAFPFPLIVFTIFFGLGIVFDFSTKIDFLYLIVLNIFSIAFLAFFWLKAKQSYTLETKFGFATVATAFAFGALIHHFNFEPNQQSHYSKIATTETPIVLKAVVQSNYKSTEKNDKYLVQLQSVNDIATTGKLLVYISKKEQKTITPGDEIIALGKLQIVPQNFNPYQFDYSNYLAYQNIFHQTFIREGKIKIVNHRNNWDSFWFNQRQKLLDSFSIHNWDASTKSIVFALLFGYKNLIDPSIIENYQNSGVIHILAISGLHVGILYLFIGFLLKPIGNSKKGLILKLVLTLSFLWSFAILTGFTASVTRAVTMFSIIAIGRALNRDTSIYNSIAFSALLLLVFKPNFIFDIGFQLSYAAVLSIVAFQPFFKNLYFTKFKIVNYFTDLVMVSLAAQIGVLPLSIYYFNQFPVLFLAANIVIIPLTTAVVITSLATLILNFIFPSLAILLGKLASFCIQLMNMYAEWIASFNGLVIQNISFSSILCVLGYASIITFLIFFYNRRTKTLYYFLSSIIIFQIAYMITITLKNTTEEFIVYNANELLISEKKNNKISFFSNAPETNSDIINDYAKGSFVDQTQIFPIENALFFKNKNVLVIDSLGKYQTKHKASIIVLSNNPTINLERVIKHHHPEIIIADKTNSFYKVQKWKATCVKEKIPFHTTAEKGFYKILK
- a CDS encoding C40 family peptidase is translated as MIKRIFFIFLLATIITNCKSKSSIVTSKDEAVEKGIYSYNEKNSKTKVSKKSSSKSVNATRIQQDLIDDAKSNLGVKYRLGGTTKTGMDCSGLVFSTFENFDIKLPRTSIDMSRHGKKISINKAQPGDLIFFTTNGRNVINHVGIITEVTNDEIKFIHSSTSQGVIISSTADSYYGNTFAQINRVLN
- the lpxB gene encoding lipid-A-disaccharide synthase, encoding MKYYIIAGEASGDLHGANLMKALIKEDPNANIRFWGGDLMAQAGGTLVKHYRDLAFMGFIEVVMNLKTILNNINFCKKDIESFQPDAIIFIDYPGFNMRIATWAKEKGIPTHYYISPQIWAWKENRIKAIKKDVDFMYVILPFEKDFYEKKHNFPVDFVGHPLIDAIQNRNIVNEADFRKEHQLDEKPIIALLPGSRKQEINTKLKIMVSVVDYFPQYQFVIAGAPSQDYEIYKPFLVNKNVHFISNKTYDLLSVAHAALVTSGTATLETALFKVPEVVCYKGSWISYQIAKRIITLKFISLVNLIMDKEVVKELIQGDLNTKNLKLELGKILEGESRENILKNYDILEQKLGGTGASEKTAALIVSRLKK
- the surE gene encoding 5'/3'-nucleotidase SurE, which gives rise to MQRPLILVTNDDSIVSPGIRTLISIMKEIGDIIVVAPDSPQSAMGHAITINNTLHLDKVNLDPEIEHEYSCSGTPVDCVKMAVHEILKRKPDLCVSGINHGSNSSINVIYSGTMSAAVEAGIEGIPAIGFSHLDYSWETDFSPIKRFVKKIALEVLKNGLPEGVVLNVNFPKSEKGEIKGIKVCRQAKAMWIEEFDKRTNPQGKDYYWLTGEFVNQDKGQDTDEFALENGFVSIVPVQFDLTAHHAIQTINNWDL
- a CDS encoding carboxy terminal-processing peptidase, giving the protein MNRIVDYMKRNYKIILLVTALSAVLWSFIPSKKVEDPEKDKLLIELLSYVLERGHYSPVAFDDNFSQKVYKKYINGIDPTKRFFYQSDINEFAKYENSIDDLIKTKDLTFFELTNSRLLQRIHESRSIYEEILDKPFDFSKDEEINLDYDKLPYAKNKKELTDRWRKQLKFSVLSSVTDKQKLEEAKHKKDSTYTVKSFGTIEKEARENSLKSLDEYFDFVEKELDRNDWFSIFLNSIVEQFDPHTFYFSPDDKDKFDISMSGKFEGIGARLQKKNDAVEVSELISGGPAWRGKELEAGDLILKVGQGEEEPLDIAGMRLDDVVKKIKGHKGTEVRLTVKKVDGTIKIISIIRDEVETEETFAKSSTVEKDGKKFGIIYLPKFYISFENKDNRDAYKDVALEIERLKKEGIQGLIIDLRGNGGGSLETVVNMTGLFIEQGPVVQIKSSGRKQEVLYDKDASVQWDGPLVVMVDNFSASASEIFAAAIQDYKRGIVIGSKHTYGKGTVQNVIDLNQFIRSSDFGDLGALKTTTQKFYRINGGSTQREGVLSDIVLPDRFSYLDMGERDEVNALPWDKISPAEYQPVFAGYESVINKSKERVANNDQFKLIDENAKWIFERKDVNDFSLNLKKFKHELDEADLKLKQFKAITDYKNNLDFKSLPYEEMIFEKDTILKEKRVRWHEEMQKDVYMDEALNVLDDLNVLYSSQKMVLTKKKKDNKLERVD
- a CDS encoding alpha/beta fold hydrolase, which produces MTYQQITYKNTSINFSDEGKGTAIVLLHGFLENSNMWQYLQPELVKNYRVICIDLLGHGKTECLGYVHTMEEMADAVHEVVKHLHLKRIVLAGHSMGGYVSLAFAELYPEMIKGLILLNSTSKEDSPERKANRNRAIRAVKKNYQAAISMSIANLFSEANRDTLITEIEWAKNEALNTPLQGIVAAQEGMKVRKDREVLLHTTDYPKLLILGKKDPVLNFEESVLQIEGTNVQLETLEDGHMSHLENKKEVEKIFKKFL
- a CDS encoding WD40/YVTN/BNR-like repeat-containing protein, translated to MKKLFSFVILFVTFLINSQIIDVSDVKFQNIGPTIMSGRVVDLAVNPDNPAEFYVAYASGGLWYTNNNGTSFQPVMDSAPTLNCGSVIVNWKTNEIWIGTGEVNASRSSYAGIGLLKSSDKGKTWQNLGLQDSHHISRVWVNPINSNEIVAAALGHLYTKNEGRGIFKTIDGGKTWNKTLFISNKTGIIDLQVVPDNPKIMFATSWEKDRKAWNFKGNGKESAIYKSEDGGENWTLISTENSGFPNNEGVGRIGLAVVNEKIIYAVLDNQNNRPNASKEKPKDANAALFETEVIGCELYKSIDGGKSWNKTHQDFIDDMYYSYGYYFANISVNPNDENQIYVGGVPLLNSTDGGRSFEMISKENVHADHHVTWVNPKNPNHIINGNDGGVNITYDNGKHWIKCNNEAVGQLYAVQVDNQEPYNVYGGLQDNGVWMGPNNFEQNVAWHQDGKYPYQELIGGDGMQIQIDNRNSNIIYTGFQFGNYFRIDRETNDLKKITPKLPKDSKEEPFRFNWQTPILLSSHNQDILYLGSNFLHRSMDKGETWEKISEDLTNGKVEGNVTFGSITTISESPLKFGLIYAGTDDGNVHVTKNGGATWEKINANLPKSLWVSRVVASNHKKERVYVTLNGYRNDDFKSYVYVSENFGITWKLISKGLDAAVNVIYEDNFNENLLYVGTDNSLFVTLNRGDDWFDFSQEMPNVPIHDIKLQIQSKELVVGTHGRSIYKVDVSKLESLNTENLEKTLFLFKIDDIKSSKHWGNKNYSWEDFFEPSVNVWIFSNIEKQSKFEILDSNNKVLFSENVLLKKGLNSVAYNLTYSNKNLVKNHKLVKAKNGKFYLVPGNYKFKIEAEKIDFEITKSK